Genomic DNA from Triticum dicoccoides isolate Atlit2015 ecotype Zavitan chromosome 4B, WEW_v2.0, whole genome shotgun sequence:
ATAGAGTGGACTGTTAAGTTGCACGTTATGACAAATTGGACCCATGTGTCAGCCTCATAAAAATCCCCAATACAAAAAAAATCCATATTCCTGTCTTCTTCCTTCAAACAGATCGGGAGGCAGAGAGGATCCACCCTCCCGATGCAGTCGCCCGTCGCCAGCCTGCGCCGCGCCGCCGCGTGTGGGAGTCGCCGGATCTGCTCTCGCCCTTCGCCCTGCGCCTCCCCGCCTCCCCGCCGTTCCTCCCCTCGCCGGGATAccagcgccgcccgccgcccgccgcctgccTCGACCCGACGGAATCGAGCGGCATCAACTGCTGCGCCCCCTGCATCGAAGCTTGCCGAAAGCAGGTCGCTGACCGCTGGCCTGTCCCCTCCATCCTCCCTCGTTCTAGAACGGGAGGAGCCAGCTAGGTGGAGGGTGGAGACGCTCCGGCGTCGGGCGGAGTCCTCCTTGTGAGCCGCAGGAGGGGCTGCGGAGGGAGCTCAGCCTCCACCTCCTGGTGCCCCAAGCTCCAGCGTGCTCTCCTGGGTGCGTGGACGAGGGTGCCGGCGGCAGGCGGCTCAATGTCGATGCGGGGCAGGGGTCGATGCGGCGATGCGAAGCGGTTGCCGGCAACGTGCGACGGCGCGGAGCAGATGGGAGTTCCAGTGGCGGCGCGGCAGTTCGTGCGGCGGCCCATCCCACGGTCGGACCTGGCTTGGCGTGCGGCGGTGGTGGAGGTGCGGTGGTGGAgaaggagagaagaaaaaaataagaggaagaagagagaacttacatgtgggtcccacatgtaagttaACGGTCAAACAAAACAGTCAAACAAACAGAATGTTTAggagtgggtccgacctgtcagaaaTCGGCTTAAATCGCTAACAACTAGCGTTTTgtgttttttgaaacagccgaccgcCGACTTGGTAGTTTATCAGCGAAAAAAATAAAtttggtagttttttggaacctaacctgtaaagtagtagttttatgctatttactcccaACCAAGTCATCGAATGTTCGTGAAATGGTTTGGACATCCGAAATTCCATAAACCATCCTCTAACTGCGAAAGATTGGGGCGCCAGTGTCACTTATACCACGTTCTTCACCCCACGCCTTCCACTTACGAATGGAAATTTGATGATGTCCAGTTGGTGACGCCCTAATATCACATCTAGCTTGCTGCCGCCTGCATACATCAACATCACCTCAAGAAAAATACTTTACAAACCCGTTTTCTCTTTCCAAGATGGAGTATATTTTAAATCCATCTCCTCAGCAACATCACGACAGTTATCCAAGAACTGGTGTAAGATTGGTCTTGCTCGTTGGCCTAATTCAGTAGTCCACTATGCACGGTTGAACCCAGATTTGTCCTCGAAATTTTACTTGTTCTAGATATTCTTCCGTACATAAGATTGGGCGACCGACGAGTATCACCCAATAATAGACGTTCGCAAAAACAATGCATTTCAAAAGCAGTGTAAGCATATCTGACCCAGAAAATACACAAAGTTTCTCCACAAGGAATCTACCTACCAGTGCACTTTTGGAACCACAAAGGCTGGATGTGTGCCACCATACCGATGAAAATGGGCAGGAGATAGCACACATACTGAACATCAGTAATGTCGGTTTCCTCtgaaggggggaggagaggaggaaccAGCAGAGGCAATTGCAGGCGACTCCTCCCTGAACGGCTGCGTAGCCGGATCAGTCACACTTGGCAGTCTCTGTACGCTCCCCTTCCCTTTCCTTGCGTTGGGGCCGATTTCTTCAATCATGTACTTCCACCCGTCGATAGGCCGTCTTCGACTAAATATGTGAGTTTTGATGAAGCTAGCAATCTGCAACCACAGTTTCAGTGTCATTTTGGAATTTGGAGACTTTAACAAAGAAATTATTGTGTCAATTATGACCTGCTGTTTGCTGAAAGCAATGCGCCTCTCAAATTCTTGGAGAAGGATGTCCTCCTCACGCTGTGAGATCTCCCATATGTTACCGTCCTGACCCCTCGAGGTAGTTTCCCAACCATCCGGCTTGGTTTTAATCTCACCAGTGCTTGGAATCTTCGAATTGCCAAAATCAGCGTTGCCGGAATCAAAGATCCTGCATTTCATTTCACGAGTAGAGCACTGTAAGGAAACCATGTCTTCTGGAACACTAAGTGTATTAACAAAACCAAGATGTATGAGTAAAGTAAAACACATATGCCTGCCAATTATGCGGTATTCATATCAGAGGAAAATTATTTTAATTACGAAACGCTTCTGCAAGTGCTTGGATTGCAGCCTACAAGTTACTATTGGCCATAAAAGCCTAATGGTCAGAGTTGGCTGGTTATGAAGCAATACAAGCAAAGCACAGAAGGCATTGGATAAATAAGATGTCAAGTGTGTCATTTTAGTCTTAGATGAAGCCTACTTCTGTCAACCAAGTGATgagcaggaaaagaaagaacaaagatAACACATGTCCATTATTGAGCAAGAGATAACGACATTCGAGTACAAGGCTTGTTATTATTCAAACAAAAACTGTACTGTATTCAAGTATGATGAAGCGAAATAAATTTGATATTTGCTAGATCCAGAATAAACCACCAGTGTAAATAGTTTGTGAGATCGTGCTGATGGATTAGATGGTTCAACATAATGGAAGTCTCTGTTTTGCCCCCTGTTTCACCATCAACTTGAAAATCATTCAGTTTNNNNNNNNNNNNNNNNNNNNNNNNNNNNNNNNNNNNNNNNNNNNNNNNNNNNNNNNNNNNNNNNNNNNNNNNNNNNNNNNNNNNNNNNNNNNNNNNNNNNNNNNNNNNNNNNNNNNNNNNNNNNNNNNNNNNNNNNNNNNNNNNNNNNNNNNNNNNNNNNNNNNNNNNNNNNNNNNNNNNNNNNNNNNNNNNNNNNNNNNNNNNNNNNNNNNNNNNNNNNNNNNNNNNNNNNNNNNNNNNNNNNNNNNNNNNNNNNNNNNNNNNNNNNNNNNNNNNNNNNNNNNNNNNNNNNNNNNNNNNNNNNNNNNNNNNNNNNNNNNNNNNNNNNNNNNNNNNNNNNNNNNNNNNNNNNNNNNNNNNNNNNGCGGCTCCTTTAAAAACCGTGCATGTCACAGTTTCGCTTACATGACATCCAAACAGGCCAAAATCACTTAGTCATAAAAACCATGTTGGCAAGAAAACATAAATAAGCAGAATGCCGCAGGGGCTGGGCTGGGCGCCCATGGTATTCATCCTCATGCACTCGATGATGTTGGCTGGCAACAAAATACCGACTGTGACGGATAGGCAGGGTCAGTCCAAAATCTATGTGGCAGCCCCACTGCAGTGCCAGCCAAACAACATTATTGTTTTTATTTCACTATAACTAACTAGGATGCCACGTCAAGTGGCATGCCAGAAACTCAGAAATTTACCAATATGAATGCCACGACATCCAAAGTCATATCAAACCAATTTTGAGAGTTTGCTGAGTAAAGTGGGTGGTTTTGGAGTTCAAGGTGATATCTGGACTCAGGAGATAGTTGAGGGGTGTACTAGGCACCTGCCAATTGTCATGGTAAAATATGCTAGTTCCTGTTCTTTGCAGAGAAGAGAAGAATGAGTGCCTAGATAGCAACCTTTTATGCACTGAATTCATTATTTTTCCACAGGGCACAAGAATGCAAGTTTTTGCACTAACTGCACAAGAAACTATATGTGCTCTTTTTCAAGAATTTTAACAATGTAGAATGCTTCATTTTTACGACAGGAGCACATGTTCCCAAGCTCAACTTGGAGTTACCGGTGTTAAATGGTTATAATCCATTCAAAATGCATCACATCGTATCAGAATGCATAATCCCAATAAGCTCGCAGCAAATTTCATGTGAGCATCTCAAGTAGACACTTCATCCAAATTTAATTCAAGTGCTGGCCATTGAACAGTCATCACATGCATTGATGCATATTATACAGAATTCAGCCTGATTTATCAAAAAGTACAGGTTTCACCGGATAATCCACCAgcaatcaagaaagcgcagtacaaatgGACCTTACTGGTTACAATTAGCTCTAGTCCTCCCATTTCTCATTACACTTGTTAAAGCGTTCTGTATGATGCAATTGAAATTTGGCATGCTTTGATACCCTCTCTCAATCGTttgcccaaaagaaaagaaaagaaaactatctcAATGAACTATCTTCCCTGGAAAACCTAGCAGAAACAATACATCAAAAAAACTGTGTCACAAAACCTCTGAAGATACATACCGCGGCAATTCTACCACTTGCATTTGTAAGTAAAAGTCATGTGCCGCTAGGAGCCTATAATATGTCGCACGCAATGGGGTTTTAGTGGGTAACTAGTTCAACAAATGCGGTGTATCacaagcaatcgaatataaacaagCAATGTGATGACACTAAGTAACCACAGCTAAAGATAGCAGCTCTGTTAGAGAGCAAAAAATGAAGGAAAGAAGAGTAACAACGCACTCTGAGCACGAGTCAAGAAGCCGGTCGATGTCGTCTGCTGCGCcgcggccaccaccgccgccgccaaggcGCGCCTCCTCCATCTTGTCGATCTCCTTCACCCAAAGCGCAGCGTGCACGCGCTGCTTCCTTGTCCTGTACTCGTCCGCCCCTGCCTTCTTCGCcccggcgccgccccctccctcggCGGCCGTGGGGCGAGGAGGAGCGCGCGGCCGCCTCGTCGCGGCGCGGCGCTCGGCCCAGCGCTCGTCCATGTCGGCGACGAAGGCCTTCGTGTCAGGGTCCACCTCGGCGGATATGGCCGGGACGGTGGCCGCGACGGCTTCCGAGGTGGGGGACTCCCACGGCGCGGCGGGTGCCGGCGAGGAGGCGGGGGAGTCGCCCGGGAGCCATGCGGTCTCCCACGCGTCGTTCCACTCGTCGTCCCCGGTGGCCGCGGCCGGGTGCGCTGGAGCGCGGCGGTGGGATGAGAGGAGGCGGCGGGGGCCGCAGGAGGAGGGCACGGGTAGGCGGAGAATGCGCCTGAGCGACAGCATGCCGTGTGCTCGGCGAAATGCCGACGAGAGGGTTCGATCTGCTTCCCTTCTCTTTCCTTTTTGCGGACGAGAGGTTATTTTTTTTAGGGGCTGCGAgcatagctggccaaacgggccgtgcTAACTGGGCCGGCCTGGTCGCACGCAAGAACGGCACGGCCCAGGCACGGCACAGCCCGGGCTAAATGAGCCAGACCCGGCATTGCCATGGGCCATGCCTGGGCCTGGAGGCTAGGCACGCGGGAGGCCACGGCACGGCCTgtttaattttttttctaaaaCATTTTATATATACTTTACCTAAATGACAGTCCAATAGACCTAAAATAGAGCCCAATAAGCTAAAAAAACAGGTGGCCCAACGTGCTAAACGTGCCACGGGAGAGGGTTCGATATGTGTACCAGTTATAGCTAGCCAAACGGCCCGTACTTCGCCGGCCGACCCAGAACCACGTGTGCTCGGTCCGCCACGCGGTTAAACGGGCCATGCCAGGCCTGCGACATGGCTGTGGCCGTACCTGGGCTATGAGGCACGCGTGTCGGCACGACATGACCCATtgtttttcttttctgattttcaCGTTGAAGCAAGATTTTCACTAAATATACTCATGTGATCCCGAGCTCCAGTGATCCCGGATgaacaaaaaaatccaaaaaaaatattaAAAACTTTATTTTTTTTATGACTTTTTTGGCAAGAAACATGGATGTTTTGTCTACATGCATGcaaatctttatgatgaaattacaTTTGTGGATGtctggatttttttttgaaaattgacGTTCCAAAGTGCTTCCAAAAATACCTTTTGAAATATGAAATTTTCCTTTTTGCCCACACCTCCACACATGTAATTTCATCATGAAAATTTGCATGTGAAAGATtgcggatgtcgcctagagggggggttgtcggtgtgaaaaccgacggatctcgggtagagggtcccgatctgtgcgtcttaggctaatgggaacaggaagtaagggacacaatatttacccaggttcgggccctctcaatggagttaaaaccctacttcctgcttgattaatattgaagatatgagtagtacaagagtagatctaccacgagatcgtagaggctaaaccctaagagctagcctatgatggtatgattgtaattgtgatcggccttctaaggaccatcctctccggtttatatagataccggagagggctagggtttacatggagtcggttacaaggaaggaaatataatatccggatcgccaagcttgtcttccacgcaaaggagagtcccatccggacacgggccgaagtcttgagtcttgtatcttcacgcttcaatagtccggacgatgtatatagtccggctgtccggataccccctaatccaagtgtcaggaccccgatcctaagtcacaccgatctagcatgtaacacatcatatcactttgcggcctcacgcacggtattcccacgggtgccaccttacctggcccgggaccgtttgcgccttttggctcacgtatatgatagtgccgctagcatccatatgacaaagaacccgggatgacatggctagtcgtgaacccaaagtggcactaacttacagggacaggcatacatgacccaacaacgaacgtgtcggtcatcagcgagtgaatccaggctgtagcactgggctagcaagactccgatgaaccgggctgtagcgggctaacaagactccggaattcatcgcgtgacatttccccgaggggacagacaccggaacgaagaaggacacatgccggccagcctaagtgttccggagcagtagcaagctaccatggctcagtggaaacacaaggagacatttcccggtaagagaggctactaaggataaacaactagatagtcaaatcccacacataccaagcatttcaataacatacacacaatatgctcgatatgtgcaaatacaacatggcatcacaacatgactctacaactcaagcattttattcaataggctccgaggagcgagatattacaaacatgggtctcatgacccaacactcagagcatacaagtcaagcacaagcggaaacttaacatgtctgagtacagacatctacaaaagaaaaaggctgagaagcctgactgtctatcagatactgccgagggcacaagatcgtagctgaggtaacaagctaaacgtcgaagtccacatggaactactagcgagactgaagtctctctgcaaaaacataaattaagcaacgtgagtacaaatgtacccagcaagacttacatcagaactaactacatatgcatcattatcaacaaaggggatggtggggtttaactgcagcaagccagctttgactcagtggctaacctgaactacgactgcaagtaactcttttgaggtggcgcacacgagtccacatattcaccatatcaatacaccactatggatccgctcccatctccctacgagaacgccatccatagcactcacgcttatcttgcgtattttagagtatccactttcacttgtctatgaactgtacaggcaacccagaagtcctttaccgcggacacggctattcgaatagatcatattaaccctgcaggggtgtacttcttcacacacgctctcaccacttaccgccgtttacacgacatgtactcagcaaccttcaagcggaagcccagcgagggtgtcggccatgacctgactaaccacacaagtctctcatctaggtttatcgcctattcgggttccatccgcaaggagatccggccggggtgtcgctcacggccccaaacgatgtgagcagggttcccaagcccaccatccgggtgccacttggtacaccgtgccactgtgcctagtctgtcccaagcccacctgtaccaggtgccacttggtagactactaacactacctacaaacaccagaaactagttgcaactcctggacagagatcgagttgattaataagtcgagagagtcaattaaggatcccaatgtgtggtagtagctgttcatggatcacaaacacagaactcagttcccgaggacggctgcaatgagacaacccaccatgtactcctacatggcctctcaccgctacctttaccaaatcgtgttcacacacttagctctcaacagtaggacatgttcaccacctccgattcatccccgatgaatcagacctgacacaactctaagcaatagcaggcatgacaacaagcatgattgagtaggcacatcagggctcaaacaactcctacttatgctagtgggtttcatctatttactgtggcaatgacaggtcatgcaaaggataaaggggttcagctaccgcagcaagtaacagatgaatcggtgttgtcctaatgtagtaaaagagagcaggggagagagagtgggattttatcggaatgaacaagggggttttgcttgcctggcacttctgaagataatatagttcttcatcggtgtcatcgaactcatcgtcggaacgttgtctactgagagggaacaattaccggcaagagagaggaaacacaatcaatgcaatgcgacaatatgatgcatgaatgtgacatggcaatatgctgtggtttgagctaatgcagctagcaacaggttaaatgaagttggtttgaaccctaggttcaaattcaaactccatatgtgaaggtttaaatgtcattcaattgatttgacctaaacagtgaacaaaacttgttctaacatgcatgaaaatggtacagatggatagattggatttttctgatcatttttcatatataaatcttttgatttggagctacggttgaatttctatgaattttagaagtttaggacattttctggaatttcctgaattgaaataaatccagaaaatacatgttgcgtcagcatgatgtcacccTGATGTTGGCAGGTCAACTGggcgggttcaggtcaaacctgaccagtggggtccactggtcattgactggggctgattattgtcgctgacatgtggacccagttaacagccacgtcagcagggtcaactttgacgcgtgggtcccgctgagttaatctaaactaaacaggaaataaaacccggggttaattagggcatggggcccatGTGTCAACGACACGGAACACTAACTAAACGCGATTAGTACCTAAACTAtcgtgccacgtcagccaccggagtTTCACCGGCGACGACCATTTCACGCGGCGGAGATCGTCAGGATTTCTCTATAGCCCACGGTTTGAGGCGGGGTTTGCTCCTACGTGTTCATGGGAGCGAGCTGCGTCGACcagtggtggtggccggagctgcggTGGCTAGGATcaacggcggcgaccaaaacgtcggcggccggagttcgggcgaggttgggaaTGGTGCTATGGGGCACGGCGGGGCGAACGGCCGGGTGCTACAGCCTCCTGGTGATGTGCTGAGCACGGTTACGCGCTCAGTTTCGAGCTTATGCGTCTGTGGCCACGAcgacgacatggccggcggagccgagctctccgcCGTGATGACCAACGGGGTTAGGGGGCAGCTCGAGCGACATggctagggggagaaggaagaggagctcacggtgagTGTAGCGGTGGCCTCGGAGAGCTCGGGGAAGTGCTGGTGATGGCAGGAGGTCTCCGGTGATCTCGGCGATCCAAGGAGGAAGAAGATGtcgggggcggcgcttcgggggtcttccagtcgcgtggctcggtgagggggctggcgacgaggtgcaggagctcgggagcagctcggggcatcgtcggtacggcggtggtcgcggcaacggcgaacggcagcgat
This window encodes:
- the LOC119291606 gene encoding protein GAMETE CELL DEFECTIVE 1, mitochondrial-like gives rise to the protein MLSLRRILRLPVPSSCGPRRLLSSHRRAPAHPAAATGDDEWNDAWETAWLPGDSPASSPAPAAPWESPTSEAVAATVPAISAEVDPDTKAFVADMDERWAERRAATRRPRAPPRPTAAEGGGGAGAKKAGADEYRTRKQRVHAALWVKEIDKMEEARLGGGGGGRGAADDIDRLLDSCSEIFDSGNADFGNSKIPSTGEIKTKPDGWETTSRGQDGNIWEISQREEDILLQEFERRIAFSKQQIASFIKTHIFSRRRPIDGWKYMIEEIGPNARKGKGSVQRLPSVTDPATQPFREESPAIASAGSSSPPPFRGNRHY